In Dyella jiangningensis, the genomic stretch CCTCGGCGGCATGGCCGCTGATGCAGAATCTGGCTCGTGGCGACGGCGAGTGCACGTTGGCCGCCGCCGAAACGTTGGCCTTGCGCGTTGTCATGGAGACCGCTGCTTGAACACATCCGATGTCCGTTGGTGCGTGCTGATTCCCTGCCTCAACGAGGAGGCGGCGATCGGCGCGGTCGTGCAATCGGTGTTGGAACTGGGCGTGCCGATCATCGTGGTGGACGACGGTTCCGACGACCGCACGCCCGACATCGTGGGCGCGCTGCCGGTGACGCTGCTGCGCCACCGGCAACGCAGCGGCAAGGGCGAGGCATTGCGCAGCGGCTTCCGCGAAGCGCTGCGGCAGGGCTTCGACGCGGTGCTCACCATGGATGGCGACGGACAGCACCTCGCCAGCGATATTCCGCGCATCGTGGCCGCCGCCAAGCGGTATCCGAACCACATCGTGATCGGGGCGCGCCTGATCGATCGCGAACAGCAGCCGAAGGGACGCCGTCGCGCCAACGCAGTCGCCGACTGGGGCATCTCCTGGGCCTGCGCACAGCCCGTCGCCGATACGCAAAGCGGCCAGCGCTGGTATCCGCGCGCCGCGCTCGACCTGGTCGACCTTCCAGCGGAAAACTTCGTGTTCGAGGCGGCCATCCTCATCGCGGCCACGCGCGAACGCGGCCTGGACGTCGTGTCGGTGCCGATCGCCTCGCGCTACCAGGGCGAGTTTCGGATCAGCCACTTCAGCCCGGTGCGCGACGTCACGCGCATCACCCTCTACACGGTCGGGCAGGTGATCCGCCATGGCGACGTCATGGCAAGCTATCGCCGTTCGCGCGCGTCGCAGCCGATCGTGTTCGATGCGGCGGTGACGGGCTAGCCAGCGGCACCCGCGCGCGGCTTCGGCGATCGCTTCACGCCATGCCGCCGTTGACGCCGATGACCTGGCCGTTGATGTAACCCGCCGCATCCGAACACAGGAACGCCACCAGCGCCGCCACTTCGTCCGGCTTGCCGGCGCGCTGCGCGGGGACGATCTCGCGGATGCGCTCAGGCGGGAACTCGTCGCCGATCATGCGTCCTTCGATGACGCCGGGCGCCA encodes the following:
- a CDS encoding glycosyltransferase family 2 protein — encoded protein: MNTSDVRWCVLIPCLNEEAAIGAVVQSVLELGVPIIVVDDGSDDRTPDIVGALPVTLLRHRQRSGKGEALRSGFREALRQGFDAVLTMDGDGQHLASDIPRIVAAAKRYPNHIVIGARLIDREQQPKGRRRANAVADWGISWACAQPVADTQSGQRWYPRAALDLVDLPAENFVFEAAILIAATRERGLDVVSVPIASRYQGEFRISHFSPVRDVTRITLYTVGQVIRHGDVMASYRRSRASQPIVFDAAVTG